From a single Rutidosis leptorrhynchoides isolate AG116_Rl617_1_P2 chromosome 5, CSIRO_AGI_Rlap_v1, whole genome shotgun sequence genomic region:
- the LOC139850106 gene encoding bidirectional sugar transporter SWEET6b-like has product MVSADFACNVIGVIGNLISIILFLSPVPTFYKIWKRKSVERYSPVPYLVTFVNCGLWIFYGLPLVHPHSLLVTTTNGAGMAIECVYLLLFIIYSDLKKRMRVILVLVVEIIFLTGLVVLVLTLTHSTKTRSAIVGGICIFGNISMYASPLSVMKMVITTKSVEYMPFLLSLFCFANGVCWFSYALIRFDPFVAVPNGLGALFGLAQLILYATFYKSTKEIMAKRHGKSEVSLGNMDTNNRVEQV; this is encoded by the exons ATGGTTTCTGCTGATTTTGCTTGCAATGTAATCGGTGTCATCG GGAACTTAATTTCAATCATTTTGTTCTTGTCCCCAGT GCCAACGTTTTACAAGATATGGAAAAGGAAGTCGGTAGAAAGATATTCGCCGGTGCCATATTTGGTGACATTTGTGAACTGTGGTTTATGGATCTTCTATGGGCTGCCTTTGGTGCACCCACATAGTTTGTTGGTTACAACCACAAATGGAGCAGGAATGGCTATTGAATGTGTTTACTTATTACTCTTTATCATATACTCTGATCTTAAAAAGAGAATGAGGGTCATTTTGGTGTTAGTTGTTGAGATTATATTTCTTACTGGTTTGGTTGTATTAGTACTAACATTAACACATAGCACAAAGACTCGATCTGCAATTGTTGGTGGCATTTGTATATTCGGTAACATTTCGATGTATGCATCTCCATTATCTGTCATG AAAATGGTGATTACAACCAAAAGCGTCGAATACATGCCCTTTTTGCTCTCTCTGTTTTGCTTCGCTAATGGAGTTTGCTGGTTCTCTTATGCTCTCATTCGTTTCGATCCGTTCGTTGCT GTACCCAATGGGCTTGGAGCACTTTTTGGGCTGGCCCAACTTATTCTGTATGCAACATTTTACAAATCAACAAAAGAGATTATGGCTAAAAGACATGGCAAGAGTGAAGTGTCTCTTGGAAACATGGACACTAACAATCGTgtggaacaagtttag